From the genome of Malus sylvestris chromosome 6, drMalSylv7.2, whole genome shotgun sequence, one region includes:
- the LOC126625397 gene encoding uncharacterized protein LOC126625397: MSGPSDRRFDLNLVEEAAPPSPDNIWRPSFVSPTGPLTVGDSVMKNDMTAAVVARNLLTPKDNRLLSKRSDELAVKDSLALSVQCAGSVSNMAQRLFARTRQVESLAAEVMSLKQEIRGLKHENKQLHRLAHDYATNMKRKLDQMKETDGQVLLDHQRFVGLFQRHLLPSSSGAVPRNEAPNDQPLMPPPSRVLSSTEAPNDPPPVPSLSGALPTAETSPKQPL, encoded by the coding sequence atgtctggcccctccgaccgtcgttttgacttgaaccttgttgaagaggcagccccgccttctccagacaacatatggcgcccatccttcgtctcccctactggtcctcttaccgttggggattccgtgatgaagaatgatatgaccgctgcggtggtggccaggaaccttctcactcccaaagataacagactactttccaaacggtctgatgagttagctgttaaggattcgctggctctcagtgttcagtgtgcaggttctgtgtctaatatggcccaacgcctatttgctcgaacccgccaagttgaatcattggcggctgaagtgatgagtctcaaacaggagattagagggctcaagcatgagaataaacagttgcaccggctcgcacatgactatgctacaaacatgaagaggaagcttgaccagatgaaggaaactgatggtcaggttttacttgatcatcagagatttgtgggtttgttccaaaggcatttattgccttcgtcttctggggctgtaccgcgtaatgaagctccaaatgatcaacctctgatgcctcctccttctagggttctgtccagtactgaggctccaaatgatccccctccggtgccttctctttctggggctctaccgactgctgagacttctcctaagcaacctttgtga
- the LOC126625396 gene encoding uncharacterized protein LOC126625396 produces the protein MEDQPNQAAPLVFHPQTSKLAALHVHVQKLHHHHHQPQQLPPPNNSNINSHVNIINIRPSPDPDADNHQANPSSSSHENAGTSRFDHQEYHDHDHDHHQQARPLHVVQFPPSNLNSANLILHQQINNWPHHNYNAHVPSRTYYPPPHHHRAASADAFHHYHHRHHRDASADAIYYSSHQVLFPPPAAYQIVPHQQLQLQYYNHASTARNQLLPALHCNSHFAETGVPIQNIEYVPVLLPLPGIDGTWKTGLFECMEDPPNAIMTLLCPCWTFGQIAEIVNNGRSSCAANALIYMLIMLCIFVPCLLSCTYRKKLRNKFDLPESPAPDCITHFLCEWCALCQEHRELQLRGLDPTLGWVGNLEQIQRMQQKRQAAMSPPTTQRMTGY, from the exons ATGGAAGATCAACCAAATCAGGCGGCGCCGCTGGTATTCCACCCTCAAACGTCAAAATTAGCGGCACTACATGTACATGTACAAAAactccaccaccatcaccaccaaccTCAACAACTCCCCCCTCCAAATAACTCTAATATAAATTCCCACGTCAACATTATTAACATACGACCTAGTCCTGATCCCGACGCCGATAATCATCAGGCAAACCCCTCTTCCTCTTCCCATGAAAATGCCGGGACATCACGCTTTGATCATCAGGAATATCATGACCACGATCACGATCATCATCAACAAGCCCGACCATTACATGTAGTACAGTTCCCACCCTCAAACCTCAATAGTGCTAATCTCATCTTGCACCAGCAGATTAACAATTGGCCTCACCATAATTACAACGCGCACGTGCCTTCACGTACATATTATCCTCCTCCTCATCACCACCGAGCTGCTTCGGCCGATGCATTTCACCATTATCATCATCGCCACCATCGAGATGCTTCTGCTGATGCAATTTATTATAGTTCACACCAAGTGCTTTTCCCTCCTCCCGCTGCCTACCAAATTGTTCCTCATCAGCAGCTGCAGCTGCAGTATTATAATCATGCTTCTACCGCAAGAAATCAACTCCTGCCGGCGTTGCATTGTAACAGTCATTTTGCTGAAACAGGAGTACCcatccaaaacattgaatacGTACCAGTGCTGCTGCCTCTGCCAGGCATCGATGGAACTTGGAAAACAGGGCTCTTCGAGTGCATGGAGGATCCCCCAAATG CTATCATGACGCTATTGTGCCCATGCTGGACGTTCGGTCAGATTGCAGAGATCGTCAATAATGGTCGAAGCT CTTGTGCAGCCAATGCACTGATTTACATGTTGATCATGCTGTGCATCTTTGTGCCATGCTTGCTATCGTGCACATACCGGAAAAAGCTAAGGAACAAGTTCGACCTGCCCGAAAGCCCCGCTCCGGATTGCATCACTCACTTCTTATGCGAGTGGTGTGCTCTCTGCCAAGAACATAGGGAGCTCCAGCTCAGAGGCCTAGACCCTACTTTAG GATGGGTAGGAAACTTGGAGCAAATTCAGAGGATGCAGCAAAAGCGGCAAGCTGCTATGAGTCCGCCAACGACCCAAAGAATGACGGGCTATTGA
- the LOC126627314 gene encoding cell number regulator 2-like, with the protein MHPNYNSDPKQAPQGGAYGYQQAAPPQAATYGYQQQGPPQWTTGLCGCFEDPGSCMMTCCCPCITFGQNAEIIDKGTTSCAFGGLIYFALAYVGCACLYSFSFRSKLRGLYALPEDPCADCCVHCLLPCCAISQEYRELKNRGLDPSIGWIANAQKMNQGGNPAPPYVTPGMYR; encoded by the exons ATGCATCCTAATTACAACAGTGATCCTAAACAAGCTCCACAAGGAGGAGCATATGGTTATCAGCAGGCGGCGCCTCCACAGGCAGCAACTTACGGCTACCAACAACAGGGGCCGCCACAATGGACAACAGGTCTTTGTGGTTGCTTTGAAGATCCTGGCAGTT GCATGATGACATGCTGCTGTCCCTGCATAACCTTTGGGCAAAATGCTGAGATTATAGATAAAGGAACAACAT CGTGCGCTTTCGGGGGTTTAATCTACTTTGCTCTTGCCTATGTGGGGTGTGCTTGTTTGTACTCGTTCTCCTTTAGATCCAAACTGAGAGGTCTCTATGCATTGCCTGAAGATCCATGTGCGGACTGTTGTGTCCATTGCTTGCTTCCTTGTTGTGCTATTTCCCAGGAGTACCGGGAGCTCAAAAACCGCGGATTAGACCCCTCCATAG GTTGGATCGCCAATGCTCAGAAAATGAACCAAGGTGGAAACCCTGCACCTCCATACGTCACACCGGGAATGTACCGTTAG
- the LOC126625395 gene encoding uncharacterized protein LOC126625395: MGNPEGEPSAFEGDYEPYQPQVEVEYELQADQQFQYQQVPETTSQDQNQQDKYQPTPQPPPSVPQNNYDPQAQAQAQAQPQSQQGVLQQLPPSQPQPVGFPPPQGPAQQNPYQTPTPQPAQFPPQSPQQFPPQNPQFHQQANYQQPRPAQFPPQPQNNMQTNPNPNPMYANVPNQPGAAYPPQGPQPMGMGNQRPPAQFPPQCPAQFPPQSPAQYPPQSPALYPPKSPTNYNEQYQKPAVQFSTQNQQYQQQQPNNGYAAQGVPIQPSPYQQNVGTEPWSSELFDCMDDPMNALTTAFVPCLTFGQIAEVVDNGTSSCATSGLFYGLIAAFIGVPFIMSCTYRTKLRSKYNLIESPAPDWVTHLFCEPCALCQEYRELQVRGIDPSIGWIGNVQRNPSLQQPKVNMMMPPMNQNMSQY; encoded by the exons ATGGGAAATCCAGAAGGAGAGCCGTCTGCTTTcgagggtgattatgaaccctACCAACCTCAGGTGGAGGTGGAGTATGAGTTACAAGCTGATCAACAATTTCAATACCAACAAGTGCCTGAAACCACCAGCCAAGACCAAAACCAACAAGATAAATACCAACCAACACCACAACCGCCACCCAGTGTACCTCAAAATAATTATGACCCCCAAGCACAAGCACAAGCACAAGCACAACCACAATCACAGCAAGGAGTCCTCCAGCAACTACCGCCATCCCAGCCTCAGCCGGTAGGGTTCCCACCACCACAAGGTCCTGCACAACAAAACCCCTACCAGACTCCAACGCCTCAGCCAGCGCAATTTCCTCCTCAAAGCCCGCAACAGTTCCCACCACAAAACCCACAATTCCACCAACAAGCAAACTATCAGCAGCCTAGGCCTGCACAGTTTCCACCCCAACCCCAGAATAATATGCAAACCAATCCAAACCCTAATCCCATGTATGCAAATGTGCCTAACCAACCTGGGGCGGCCTACCCTCCACAAGGACCACAACCAATGGGCATGGGGAACCAACGACCTCCAGCACAGTTTCCTCCCCAATGTCCAGCACAATTTCCTCCCCAATCTCCAGCACAATATCCTCCCCAGTCTCCAGCACTATATCCTCCCAAATCTCCAACGAATTATAATGAACAATATCAGAAGCCGGCAGTGCAATTTTCCACACAGAATCAACAATACCAACAACAGCAGCCTAATAATGGTTATGCTGCTCAAGGGGTTCCAATACAGCCGAGTCCTTACCAGCAGAATGTTGGCACTGAGCCCTGGAGTTCTGAGTTATTTGATTGCATGGATGATCCAATGAATG CTCTCACAACGGCTTTCGTTCCATGCTTGACGTTTGGCCAGATAGCAGAGGTTGTGGATAACGGCACATCAT CATGTGCGACCAGCGGATTGTTCTACGGATTGATTGCAGCGTTCATTGGGGTACCATTCATAATGTCATGCACGTATCGTACAAAGCTGCGCAGCAAATACAACCTAATCGAGTCCCCTGCACCCGATTGGGTCACCCATTTATTCTGCGAACCCTGCGCTCTTTGCCAAGAGTACAGGGAACTTCAAGTCAGAGGGATTGACCCTTCAATCGGATGGATAGGAAATGTGCAAAGGAATCCCAGCTTGCAGCAGCCGAAGGTTAATATGATGATGCCTCCAATGAACCAAAATATGAGTCAATATTGA